The following are encoded together in the Triticum dicoccoides isolate Atlit2015 ecotype Zavitan chromosome 6B, WEW_v2.0, whole genome shotgun sequence genome:
- the LOC119324234 gene encoding transcription factor TFIIIB component B''-like produces MKDTLAEQPEKKLSHRIRPKRAKVSEVKTLLEKPDHEIDRMKLSVMHLRLLHDARERIKSKTIPSGPSSSNQSTSQFGDTNSFDHFEENYDNDRRENHVLENATKLNYHSYMNKQARAKWSKSDTDLFYQALQQFGSDFAMIQQLFPDKSRDQVRQKFKTEEKKHPMQVHDAILHRSRDNLYLKQVIKQLNIEDLQRDINSTHKQEVASIEGDTGNEHVLQDFMEEENDSNWSDKELGMRQSEVREGEHVSGNADDDLDLDVFDWY; encoded by the exons ATGAAAGATACATTGGCAGAACAGCCTGAGAAGAAGCTTAGTCACAGAATTCGTCCAAAAAGAGCAAAAG TTTCGGAAGTCAAAACTTTACTGGAAAAACCTGATCATGAGATAGATCGCATGAAGCTAAGTGTGATGCATCTCAGGTTGTTACATGACGCCAGAGAGCGTATTAAG AGTAAGACAATTCCGTCAGGACCATCATCCTCTAATCAAAG CACCTCCCAGTTTGGAGATACCAACAGTTTTGATCATTTTGAAGAGAACTATGACAATGACAGAAGAGAGAACCACGTGCTAGAAAATGCAACCAAACTGAATTACCATTCCTACATGAACAAACAAGCACGGGCCAAATGGTCAAAATCTGACACTGACTTATTTTACCAG GCTCTTCAACAATTTGGTAGTGATTTTGCAATGATACAGCAGCTATTCCCTGATAAGTCCCGTGATCAGGTGCGGCAGAAGTTTAAAACCGAGGAGAAAAAACATCCAATGCAAGTCCACGATGCTATACTTCATCGCTCAAGAG ATAATTTGTATTTAAAACAAGTAATCAAACAGCTCAACATTGAAGATCTGCAGAGGGACATCAACAGTACACATAAACAAGAGGTTGCATCAATTGAAGGAGACACTGGAAATGAG CATGTGTTGCAGGACTTCATGGAGGAAGAGAATGATTCAAATTGGTCAGATAAAGAGCTGGGCATGCGCCAATCTGAGGTCAGAGAGGGGGAGCATGTTTCTGGGAATGCTGATGATGACCTGGATCTGGATGTTTTTGATTGGTACTAG